The Mercurialis annua linkage group LG7, ddMerAnnu1.2, whole genome shotgun sequence genome includes the window GCAATATCTAAAACTCTGACAACAAGGATCGTGACTTGAGAAGAAGGGGAAGAGTAGGGAGAGGTCATGCAAAACACATCGTATAACTTCCAAAAATGTTGAGCTACTTAAATGATGCATGTTATTTTCAGAACATATCTCTCTATTGAGGAAGGCAGAGCCATCAATTTACCTGCTCATCAtgatcttttgattttctttttaccCTTTAATACCAGTTATTGTGACTTTATCAATTAGATTTTACCGGTGTGCTGCTTTCTAGTAATCAACTGTATTCTGTTCTCATATAAATGTTGTTAAAATTGCAGGTGAGTTGGGGCAAGAAAGCAAATTTGATATTTCTGTTCTTCCTATTGAGGAAGGTTATCCTACCGTTTTATTCCTTCACTCTATTCTGCATCATATTACCACTAACCATGTTCCTACCAGAAGCTCAGTTACCAGCCTGGGTTGTTTGTTATATTCCGGGCATCATTTCCATCTTGAATATTCTTCCAGCACCACAGTCATTCCCATTTATAGTCCCCTatcttttatttgaaaacaCCATGTCTGTGACCAAATTCAATGCCATGATATCAGGTTTGTTTCGATTTGGAAGTTCGTATGAATGGATTGTTACAAAGAAGTTGGGGAGATCATCAGAGGCAGACTTAGTTGCCTTTGCTGAAAAGGAAACGAATCCTTTGGCCAATCAAACTACTAGTCTCTATAGATCTTCTTCAGAGTCGGGGTTGAGTGAGCTGAATAAGCTAGAAACAACCAAGAAAACGATTAAAAAAAGAACGAATCGTCTGTATAGGAAGGAACTTGCTCTAGCGTTGATATTGTTAACTGCCTCGATGAGAAGCTTGTTATCCGCGCAAGGAATTCACTTTTATTTCCTCCTGTTTCAAGGTATCAGTTTTCTGGTTGTTGGTCTTGATTTGATTGGAGAACAGGTCAGTTAACCACATCGTCTAGGGTATGGCCTGAAACATAGTTCCGCAATCCCGTCGGTTCATCACAGCAAAATTTGTAAATTAGAGACGGCGAGATTGAAACATACTCATTGGTTGTCTACGATTGAAGCAATTTCATTCATTTGAGTTTGGAAAATTGTACACTATTTATTCTTTATATGGAGAAGGATGATTGTGGTTGTGAGTCATCTATTGTTGTTGCAGAATATTGGGGGTGAGAAAATTCAGAATTTGTGCTGGACATTGGTcttttttttcctattttgTAGGTCCAGATTTTTTGGTTCATAGTGTaagaaaaaatatacatatgCATGCCTAGGTTAGAATAAGGCATTCACTATTAGCTCATTATATTTGATATTCTTATTCTTTAAGTTTGTTTTTTTCGCAGATTCGTTGATTGTAGCAATGTATTACATAATTATTTgtgtttaaattctttttattgCTGGAACATTTAGCAACCTATAGACAGTATGGGAGCATTTCTCAAGTGGTATTTCTGATTCTGAGTAGAGAAAAAGATTATTGTTTGATAGTATGAAGGAATTTCATGAAGTAGTTTATTTAGAAATCTGCAATATAATATTTGTGTTtggttaattttaaaatttatttgtaattttaaggaattaattttatgtagtttaaattttagtaaaactgattagatttttaattgaattccagtgtataagtttttttttttttgcgatGACGAAATTGATTTTGATAGTTAACCGAAAATGGTgatgaacgtttgtaaataaaaaaataaaaaaaacacagttaaaattctaaaaaaaatgcatcccacaaaatacaaaaaaaattaggcTGTTAATATAAATCTATATTCTTCATATTGTCTTAGATGTGCAGGATTTCTACATTTTTAGCGTAGCGAGCATATATATCACTCTTGCGACATCTTTTCGAGCCATCCTACCAGACTCTGGCGATGCTTCATCAACACTGCAACATTTAACATACATCTCCCCCATTATGTGCATCACAAGAAATCGTAGCATTTCACAGACGACAGTCCCCTACGTCATTAAATCGAATCAAAGAACTGCCATGCAGCCGCAACGTTAATTTTATTTCGTATTTAACTCAAATATCAAGTTCAAATTATAATCGAGATTTGAATATTCCAGTTAGTACATACACGAACAAAATctcatttacaaactttatcaaCTTCTTTAGCCAAAATGATGCTGATTTGAACTCAAATTTTGAACTCATTAGATGGAGAACCAATCATTTATATGAAACTTGATGTGCAGggataaactaaaaatataatgaGCTCAATGGTGATAATTTCATTTAGAGAGAAAAAACTTACGATCTTTGGTCCTTCTCTCTCTGTTAATGGTTttttaggtttaaatttttaaatttgtccaCGTTGGATCCTGATGTTAAAAACATTTTTCGTAAGGAGTGCTTAAAAAACGAGATTTGACAACACTAAAGTCATTTTTGCTCTTCAAAATTCATCGAGGTATTTTTTTGCGATACGGTGGCAACATTAAGGTCACAATATAAGTGTACAACTACTAAAAATATACACAATAGAAAATTTAGAATGATGCACACAATAGACATAATCATGATTCATGGCTAAGAGAATTTAGTAGTCTGATTCTTGCATATACTTGAGATCAGCTAAGAAAATAAAGGGATAGATCAGTTGAACATTTATGCCCGACTGAGCTActgtatttttcattattttgaaCTCGATTCTTTCatcaaaataagaaaaacattCTCAGCTTGCCAATCCCCTTTGGCAAATCATTGCAAAAAAAtcgaatataaatataaaaatgccAGTATATTATGCAGCAAAATGCAGAATTTTAGCATGTCTAAAATAGACTAATATCTGTATTCTTCTTCATCTTGTCTTATCAAGTTAGATGTCAACATTTCTACATCATAATGCCGCATGACAACGTTAAGAAAACgctttatttacaaaaattaggaACTTCCTAATTCAAATTGACACCAATTTGAACTCATTAGAAGGTGAACCAACCATCTTGACGTGCAGGGAAAACCAAGAACTGCAATGAGCTGAATGATCAAAAGCTACTACTATCTACATGTCATTTCATAAAGAGAATATCATACTACCTTTATCTAAAAGATCTAGTAGCTTTCTAATAGTGACATCAACTCTGGACAATTATCTACTATCAAGGAAGTTGTGGTGGCATCTGCAGAAAACCCCTTAGCGACCATTTCGACAATAAGTTGTCTTGCCCGTTGAAGATCGTTGTGCCTGATAAATCCCTGGATAATCACATTATAAGTGCAATCATTTAGAAAGCAGCCGTCCTCTTCCATTTTCCTGAAGACCTGGTGTGCTTCATTTAATAATCCTTCTCTGCAAATTCCACCGAGTAGTGAAGTATATGTATAAGCATCAGGCTGTAATCTTTGAATGGAAAGTCTAAAAAACAAATCTTTTGCATATTTTAAGCCTCCTAGCTTTGCACAAACCATTAATTAGAATGTTGTAGATTGCACAACTAGGCTTCAACATACTCCTCTCAATTTCATGAAAAGAGCCAACGCGGCATCATAATACCCGTGTTTGCAAAAGCCATGTGTCATACTAGCATAAGTTACTATATCTGAAGAAGGGCCAGCACGGCGGATGTTTTTGAAAAGCTCTTGTCCATCCACAAGCCTTCCTGCTTGGCATGAGCCATGTATCAAAGAATTATAAGTAACAAACAACATCAAGTGTTATACCTTTATGATGCATTTCCTGAACAAGTTGCTTTGCATCATCTATCCTTTTGTTTTTGCAGTACACATTAATCATGATGGTATAAGTCACAACATCAGTCCTGAATTGCATCTGCTGACAGTATCCATCTATTTTGATTGGAACTGACCAAAATGCTCTATTTTGATGGTAACTCACCAAAATGTCACCAAACAGAAATATGGTCTGATTCATATCACAAACTTCAATTTCCCATTGTTTTATCTCTTTTATAACTTGATTCTTTTGTTTTACTGCAGATCAAAAGCTTGCAATTAGTTGACCTCCATCACTCCAGCTGCATAATGAAAGTTCCAGAGCTTACATTGGCTGCAAATCTTGTTCTGCTAAAACTGTCTGGTTGTGAAAGAATGAGAAGTTTTCCGAGTACGATTGGTTTAATGTCTCTTGAATGTCTAGACCTTTCCGGTTGCTTGGGACTCGAGGCATTTCCGGAGGTTTCAAGGAACCTAAAAGGCCTGAATTTAAGTAATACGGCAATAAAAGAAGTACCAGCATCACTCGGCTCTCTCAGCAAGCTGGCTATTTTGAATTTAGAATGCTGCATGGATTTTGAAACTCTCCCCAACAGCATGTGTAACTTGAAATCCCTTGAAACTCTTAACGTATCTGGCTGCTCACGCCTAAAGCAGTTCCCATAAATCTCGGAGACCATGGATCATTTCGAGTCTCTTTATCTGGATGGAACAGCAATTGAAGAGCTACCGTCATCGATTGATAATCTAAAAGCTCTTAGTTCACTCAGACTTAAAAATTGCAGAAATCTTGTTTTTCTTCCCGAAAGCCTTTGTAATTTAAAATCTCTTGAAATTTTATATCTTCAGAGTtgcaaaaaacttaaaaatttgcCAGCAAATTTAACAGTTTCTACAAGTCTACAAGCAAGTGGATGTGGTATGTTAAGATCAGTTTCCGAGCTGAGCAGTTTATCCTCGATATCTAAACTAAATCTTAGCAACAACAGATTTGAGTCACTTCCTGGAAACATTCTACAACTCCACGAAATTCACCATGTTTTCTTGTCAGTTCCTCTTTTCTTGTCATTTTTGTTTGTCATTGAAATTCACCATGTTTTAGTTTTTTGGTTGCAGTTTGATAGGAGATACGATACTAGTAGGGTGGTGATGTATCCTGGAAATGAAATTCCAGAGTGGTTTACTTATACAAGCATgggaaattcaattaaaatccCATGCTGTAAACGTTCTGACGATTGCTTGTTTTGTTGGGATAAGGCTGCACTGTGTTGTGTCATCGCATTTTCGGATAATTATCATGGCAGCTGGCTGCAAATTGAATGCAACTtgtcaattaaatattatattaaatcatTTGAATGCGATGGTAATAAAGCATTGAAGGGTTTAGATTCATTCATTTACTACTCAGAatataatttacagtttagcAGAATAAGCAAACATTTACTGATGCATTATTTGTTCATCTTTATTTGATGTCCTGCATAGTTCAGTAATTTCCTTAAACTTGTTACTTGAGATCCCAACAAGGGAAACAACTGAAAATTTGAGAATACTTAGCTGATAATGTTCATGTTTTAGAGACAGGCTGAGCATTTGTGCATATTTTAAATGAATTGATTACTGGTTTGAACATTATAGTGAGAGTTTTTGGAATTGCTTGTATTGGATCAGGATGGTATAAATGGTAATAACTATTCTCATTTGAAAATAATGTGCAATTACAAGATAACTAATTTGAATTTACATTAACCTTCTCAAAACTGAACAATTGTTTCTAAATTCtaatttaagtaatttaaacCTACATTATGGGATCAGTTCTTTGTCTAACAGATATGAGCAACAACACATTGCCGTATGGAAGAGAAACCATAGTCCAAATTTTCACTGCCTTGTATCTCACGGAATCCTGTCATGAAAGAATGATTCAGTAGCATCTCAGCACTCCACCTAAACCTTTTATTCTTCGCCAAACATCTTTCCAAGAAGGCTCTCGCATCTCTCGATATGTCGCACGGCATTTCAGGAAGTTCGTATCTATCGGCAATCGATGTCATGAGTTCATTCGTCGTCGAATCATAACCGTACCAAAGAGGAGACCCTGTCAGCATCTCATAAACAATGCATCCCAGAGCCCATATATCAGAGCCACAGTCTTGAATATCATCAGTGGTTGTCTCAGGAGCCATATACATTAAAGTCCCACCCATGAAATCAGGATCACACACTTTCTTGGCCAACCCGAAATCCGCAATCTTGGGCACAAACACACCACTCTCATCAGTAGAGACAAGAAGCACATTCTCAGGTTTTAAATCGCAATGCACATAGCCATGCCTGTGAATGTCATAAATACCTTCAAGAAGACACTTTGTAAATCTTTTAACATCCGATTCGGGCAATCCACTTCCATACGAATACGATCGCTCAATATGACTAGAGAGTGTTCCACCAGAGGCGTACTCCAATAAAAGATTgcgaaaagtttcacctttgcTGTTGGAAGTAGTTTCTTCACCGTAGCATCGAATGACATAAGGAGACGACCCGTGAAGATGGTCGAAAATCTGCTTTTCTTTGAGCAGTGAACTTGACTTGGATATCACGGCAGATTTGACGGCCATAGTTACAGGACGCATTTGGTTTCTTGATTTAGGTTTCTTGGATATGGCCAAGTAAACAGAGGCATATCCTCCTTGTCCGAGTAATTCTCGTCTCCACCATGTTGCTCCGCTGTTGTCATAAGCCTTATTTTGCTGGTGTTCTCCAAGTTCAGTCGC containing:
- the LOC126657481 gene encoding mitogen-activated protein kinase kinase kinase 20-like gives rise to the protein MKIILKRKRILATELGEHQQNKAYDNSGATWWRRELLGQGGYASVYLAISKKPKSRNQMRPVTMAVKSAVISKSSSLLKEKQIFDHLHGSSPYVIRCYGEETTSNSKGETFRNLLLEYASGGTLSSHIERSYSYGSGLPESDVKRFTKCLLEGIYDIHRHGYVHCDLKPENVLLVSTDESGVFVPKIADFGLAKKVCDPDFMGGTLMYMAPETTTDDIQDCGSDIWALGCIVYEMLTGSPLWYGYDSTTNELMTSIADRYELPEMPCDISRDARAFLERCLAKNKRFRWSAEMLLNHSFMTGFREIQGSENLDYGFSSIRQCVVAHIC
- the LOC126657089 gene encoding pentatricopeptide repeat-containing protein At3g22470, mitochondrial-like, which codes for MNQTIFLFGDILVSYHQNRAFWSVPIKIDGYCQQMQFRTDVVTYTIMINVYCKNKRIDDAKQLVQEMHHKGRLVDGQELFKNIRRAGPSSDIVTYASMTHGFCKHGYYDAALALFMKLRGLGGLKYAKDLFFRLSIQRLQPDAYTYTSLLGGICREGLLNEAHQVFRKMEEDGCFLNDCTYNVIIQGFIRHNDLQRARQLIVEMVAKGFSADATTTSLIIVVAFDHSAHCSSWFSLHVKMGTVVCEMLRFLVMHIMGEMYVKCCSVDEASPESGRMARKDVARISK